Proteins from one Ranitomeya variabilis isolate aRanVar5 chromosome 1, aRanVar5.hap1, whole genome shotgun sequence genomic window:
- the LOC143794718 gene encoding olfactory receptor 6N1-like yields the protein MRSYKADQNIESPLDNHSSIHEFHFQGFLISTYQQIFLFLAIFLIYIFILFGNALIAILVCISHQLQNPMYILLGNFSFTEICYTTVIIPQTLVHILSANKTISHTKCLLQLYFCSSFGSTECLLLSIMAYDRYLAICHPLHYSIVMRSSVCTCLSLLCWLTGLFGSLLPLLMVSKLVFCGPSEINHFFCESLKLFELSCTDTSTSRLLLFFFASAIVLGSSAMIMLSYTAIIGTILRFSSTIAKQKAFSTCAAHLLVVSLFYGTLIFMYIAPPAIESNEIYKGLSLLYTVFTPMLNPIIYSLRNSDIHRILGLKMDRVKLSLPGKLFSRKQLTNITQKGSGPCTISMREVKQEAILTSDLRFKEMELSTFLIVKKETIE from the coding sequence ATGAGATCATATAAGGCAGATCAGAATATAGAAAGTCCTCTAGACAACCATTCTTCTATCCATGAGTTCCACTTCCAAGGATTTCTTATTTCCACTTACCAGCAAATATTCCTGTTCTTGGCCATTTTTCTCATCTACATCTTCATTCTCTTTGGAAATGCATTAATTGCAATATTGGTTTGCATAAGCCATCAATTACAAAATCCCATGTACATACTCCTTGGCAACTTCTCTTTCACCGAGATATGCTACACAACAGTTATCATTCCTCAGACTCTTGTACATATTTTATCTGCAAATAAAACAATATCTCACACTAAGTGTCTGCTGCAGCTCTACTTTTGCAGTTCGTTTGGTAGCACGGAATGTCTACTTCTCTCTATTATGGCATATGATCGATATTTAGCCATATGTCATCCTCTGCACTACTCTATTGTCATGAGAAGCTCTGTGTGTACCTGTCTCTCACTGCTATGCTGGTTGACTGGCCTTTTTGGCTCATTATTGCCTTTACTGATGGTCTCCAAGTTAGTATTTTGTGGACCCAGTGAAATCAACCATTTTTTCTGTGAGTCCTTGAAGCTTTTCGAACTTTCTTGCACAGACACCTCGACCAGTAGACTATTATTGTTTTTCTTCGCCTCAGCTATAGTGCTGGGTTCTTCTGCCATGATTATGTTATCCTACACTGCTATTATAGGTACAATTCTGAGATTTTCTTCTACAATCGCCAAACAAAAAGCATTTTCCACGTGTGCCGCCCATCTTCTGGTTGTGTCACTTTTCTATGGAACATTGATTTTCATGTATATTGCCCCACCAGCCATTGAAAGCAATGAAATATATAAAGGTTTATCTCTCTTATATACTGTTTTTACACCTATGCTAAACCCTATTATATACAGTTTAAGAAATAGTGACATTCACAGAATATTGGGTCTAAAAATGGATAGAGTAAAATTGTCCTTACCTGGCAAATTATTCAGCAGAAAACAGTTAACGAATATTACTCAAAAGGGAAGTGGCCCATGCACCATTTCAATGAGGGAAGTAAAACAAGAAGCCATCTTGACCAGTGACTTGAGGTTTAAAGAGATGGAATTATCCACATTCTTAATTGTAAAAAAAGAAACTATTGAGTAA